The following nucleotide sequence is from Caldilineales bacterium.
GCCGTGCGGACGGCGTTGCCCTGGGCCGAGCGGGTGGTGGTCAAACAGGGGCTGGGCGTGCTGGCCACGCAGAGCCTGACCCCGCGCAAGGCGCAGGCGCGCATCCGCGCGGGCGCGCGGGCTGCCCTGGCCCGCCTGGGCGAGATGCAGCCCTTCGTCCTCGCCCGGCCCATCACCCTGGAAGTAGATTTTGGCATCGGCCAATGGGCGCAACTCTCGGCCGACTTGCCCGGCGCCGAGCTGATCGGCGAGCACAGCGTGCGCTATTTGGCAGCCGACATGCTCGAAGCGCAGCGCATCCTCCGCCTGATGCTCAACCTGACCATGAACCACCCCCGCACCGGCGGGAAGTCGTATTGATTGTATTGACCGCTAGGTTGATTTGTTATGAAGGTCGTAAACCGTGAACCGTGAACCGTGAGATAACGTCGGCGATTTTCACGCATCACGCATCACGTTTCAGGACCGAGTATCATTTCTTTGGCTAGCCATCTATAAAACCTGCATGGAGACGAAACGAGTGCGCAGTTCTGATATTCCTGTGCTGCATCTGAAAGGCCCGGCCCGCGAACGGGGCCGCGCCCACGGCGAAACCCTGCGGGCCAGCATCCACAGCATGATCGAGAAGTGGCAGGCCAACATCGCCGCCGACCTGGGCACGGACCCGGACCTCTTCCTGCGCCAACTGGTCGAGGAGACCGACTTCTTCCCGGCCGTGCGCCGCTGGACGCCCGACCTGTTGGAGGAGGTGGAAGGCATCGCCGAAGGCGCGGCCGCGCCCTTCCACATCATCTTTGCCCGCCAACTGAGCGACGAAGAGCCGTGGTTCCGCTGGGAGAAGAAGCTGGGCCGGGGCTGGGGGTGGAGGGAACCGTCCGGGCAGGCCGAGCGCTGCACATCGTTGGGCGTGCAGCCTGCGGCCGGCCGGCCCGCCATCGCCGCCCAGAACATGGACAGCCCCGCCTACTACGACGGCCACCAGGTGCTGCTGCACATCACCTACCCCGATAGCGACCTGGAAGCGCTGATCTTCACCATCGGCGGCAAGATCTCGCTGGCCGGGATGAACAACGCCCCCCTGGCCATGTGCTGCAACACCGTGCTGCAGCTCGACTACGCCAAAGACGGCCTGCCCGAAGACTTCATCGTGCGCGGCTTTCTGGGCCAGCGCCATTGGCAGGACGGACTGGCGTTTCTGCGCCGGGTCAAGCACGCCTCCGGCCAAAACTACATCGTCGCCGGCCAGGATCAGGTGCTGAGCCTGGAATGCTCGGCCGGCGGCATCGCCGACTTCGTCCCCTATCCCGGCGCCGACCGCACCTTTCACACCAACCATCCCCTGGCCAACGACGACCAGGGCATCCACCGGCAGCGGCTGGCCGCCATGACCCCGGCCCAGGTTGCGGCCTACCACGCCAGCCTGACCACCCATGCCCGTTTCGAGGCCTTGCAGCGGCGCTTTGGCCGCCCCGAGGCGCCGGTCACGGTCGAGGCCATCGAAGAAGCCCTGAGCACACACGAAGGCCCGGTCTGCATCGACGGCGCCGGGGACAAGATCACC
It contains:
- a CDS encoding C45 family peptidase — its product is METKRVRSSDIPVLHLKGPARERGRAHGETLRASIHSMIEKWQANIAADLGTDPDLFLRQLVEETDFFPAVRRWTPDLLEEVEGIAEGAAAPFHIIFARQLSDEEPWFRWEKKLGRGWGWREPSGQAERCTSLGVQPAAGRPAIAAQNMDSPAYYDGHQVLLHITYPDSDLEALIFTIGGKISLAGMNNAPLAMCCNTVLQLDYAKDGLPEDFIVRGFLGQRHWQDGLAFLRRVKHASGQNYIVAGQDQVLSLECSAGGIADFVPYPGADRTFHTNHPLANDDQGIHRQRLAAMTPAQVAAYHASLTTHARFEALQRRFGRPEAPVTVEAIEEALSTHEGPVCIDGAGDKITLGCLIMAMTPAPTLSLAPGPPCSTAFATHPLPPLRNLQ